The sequence CTGGAGAAGCCACCGGACCGGCTCCGCACAATCAGGTGTCGAAACCCCCGTGTCCATCGCCCGGGAACCCCGGGAATCAAAAAAGGCAGAGGCTTTTGAGGGGCGACTCTCCCGGGCTTCGCGCCCTACGATCACGCCGCGGCCTCTTCGTCTTTAAAATTCTTACATTGTAAGAATTACTTCTCATATAGCAGAAGGATAGATCGATGTCCTCAAGAAGTCAAGAAAAAACATCCCCTTGAAGAGACGCTTTTCAGCGTTTCCCGGAGGAGCACTCCAAGGAGGACCGCCCATGTCACCGGGCGCGCAACGGCCCCTTATGAAGCGCGCACTCCTGCCTGATGCCTTTTACAGACTGTAAAAATGTCCGACAGCCGAAAGGTGCGGCCCCCTTCCCCCTCCTTGCATCCCGAGGTCGAACCGTCCGCATTTCAACATTTTAAGTTGCTTTTATTCCCGCCTCCTCTTTGGCATGGACATTGCCTTGAAGAACTGCAGGACCCCAACCTCGGATCAGGGGAGTGAATCATGCCATATCAGCCGGGACACCCAAACGGCCAAAACCATCACTACGCCAGTCTCAGAAGGATCCTCCTGACCAGTTCCATCATCGGGCCTCTGATCCCTTTCGTCCTCGTCCTGATCATCGGATACACCTATTTCAAGAACGCCCAGGAGACGAGCACCGTCCTGCACATGAAGCGGATCGCGTTCGACCACGGGCAGATGATCGATTCTTTCCTTCGGGAACGTAAGGCCGACCTGACCTGTATCGCGGACATCCACGCATTCGACTCGCTTCGCCGTCCCGAGTTCCTTCAGGCCACCCTCACGCTGCTGCAAAAGACCTCCAATGCCTTTCTGGATCTGGGTGTCTTCGATCAGGACGGACTGCACGTGGCCTATGTAGGCCCCTATCAACTGACAGGACGAAACTACAGCGATGCCGACTGGTTCAAGGCCGTTCTCAAGAACGGCTTCTACATCAGCGATGTCTTTCTGGGGTACCGGCGCATCCCCCACTTCATCATCGCCCTGACCCGCGAAGAAGCAGGACGCAACTGGGTCCTGAGGGCGACAATCGACACGGATCTCTTCAACCAGCTGGTCAAGCAGGTGAAAATCGGCGAAACGGGGGAGGCCTACCTCCTCAATGCGCAGGGCTTGTTTCAGACCGAACGGCGTGGCGAAAGCCAGCTCATGGAAAAAGACCCCGAAACGCTGATCTACCCCTCCCCGGAAAGCGGGGTGCGGACCTTCGTCGAAAAGGACGCCGCCGGGCTCCCCTACCTGTTCGCGACCACCTGGCTGACGGAGAAGAAGTGGCTCCTCGTCGTGCGCCAGGAAAAGCGCGACGCCTTCGCGGCCCTGCGCAAGGCGAGTATCCTGATCCTGATCACGACGTTGCTGGGCGGCGCGGTCATCCTTGTTTCGGCCTTCATTCTGACCAATCGGATCATCCGCCGCATGGAAGAGATGGACGCAGAGAGGGAGCAACTGGGCGAGCAACTGGTGCGCGCTGCGCGGCTGGCGGAACTGGGGGAGATGGCCGCCGGCTTCGCCCACGAAATCAACAACCCGCTCCAGATCATCAAGGCCGAAAAATCGCTGATCGACAACATCATGGCCGATATGAAGGAAAAGGGCACGCTGACGCCCTCGGAAGACCTCGATGAAATCGAGGATTCCATGCGCCAGATCAACACCCAGATCGACCGCTGCGCCGAGATCACGCAGGCCATCCTGAAATTCGGCCGCAAGAGCGAACCGGTCATCCGGGATGTCGATCTGCGGAGATTCATCCCGGAAATCCTGGCGATGGTCTCCAAGAAGGCAGCCGTACACGGAATCAGCGTCCAGGAGCAGATCCACGCCGACACCCCTCCGATCCACGGGGATCCGGCCCAGCTGCAGCAGGTGCTGTTGAACCTCCTGAACAACGCCATCGATGCGGTGCTTGCCCGCCACGGGACCGAAGGAGGGGAGCTGGTCGTCGGCACGGAGCCCTCGGAGGGCGGGCTGGTCAAACTGTTCGTCAAGGACAACGGCTGCGGCATCAGACCCGAGAATTTGAAGAAGATCTTCAGCCCCTTTTTCACCACCAAACCGGTCGGGAAAGGCACCGGTCTGGGGCTCGCGGTCTGCTACGGCATCGTAGACCGCATGGGGGGGGCGATGGAGGTCAACAGCGCGGAGGGGATGGGCACCGTTTTCACCCTCCGTCTGCCTGCAGCCTCGTAGGGCGCCGCCGGGCAGGCGAAGGCGCAGATCAACGCCGAGATCGGCAAAAACAGCGTTTCCGGAAGGAAACGACCTGAAACAGACTCGATCGACAGGGGGTAACAGAATGGAAACCATGAAGATGATGCTGGTGGACGACGAGGAACGCTTCCTCTCCACCACCCAGAAATTGCTGACAAGAAAAGGGTATGACGTCATCACCGCCGGGAGCGGGGCCGAGGCCCTCGAGAAACTCAGGATGGAGAACGTTCACGTCGTCATTCTCGATGTCAAGATGCCCGGCATGGACGGGATCGCCACGCTCAAGCAGATCAAGAACCAGTTCCCGATGGTGGAGGTCATCATGCTGACGGGCCACGCAACGGTCGACAGCGCCGTCGAAGGGCTCAAATCCGGCGCCACCGACTACCTCATGAAACCGACCGACATCGATGACCTGATCGCCAAGGCGGAGGACGCCTTCCACAACCGGCAGAAGATCGAAGGAAGGATCCGGGTTGCGCAGGCAAGAAGCGCCATGAAATCCCCCCGGCAGATTCTGGAAGGGTCGGAGTGATGCCGGACCTTGAAACACACCGAGAGGAGGGTCGATCCATGAATGCAGAGGAGCCCAAGGCCGCAACCTCAGGGAAGCTCAGGTGGACCAGGGAAAGGGAACGCTCATTCTTTTTCTATGCAACCATCGTGATGTTCATCCTGTATGGCCTGATGAAATGGTTCGGCGAGGCCTGAGCCGCTTCCGGGGAAGCGTATCGAAGGCCCTGCCGGTTCCCGGTCGGGGCGGCGCCGCTGCCTGCGCGGGGTCCGCTGCATCCGACCCATCGCAAGCTAGGTGCCATCCGGAAATGATTTCCTGGTAGAACCCAGTTTCCAACCCGGAAATGCACTAGGTGCCGGGACGGGACGGGGCCCTTCAAGCAGGCCGCACCTGCAGGATTTGCAGCCTCGGAGTCCGCGATCCCCCCGCTGGGGGCAACCGCCGCAATCCCGCCCCGCTGCGCCGGAGAAAGTGATCCGTCTCCAGCGTCATGATGTGATCCAGTCCAGATCAGGAGGGAAAAATGACAGACAAAAGAGAAAAACCCTCAGGCTATGACAAGTATATCAACTGGAAGCTGTTCATCTTCCCGCTGGGCATCCTGGTGCTTCTGCTGGCGATGCCCACACCGAAAAGCATGCTCGATGTCGGAGTCGAGTACGCCTTCGGGCCGAAGTATGTCCAGGAATTTTTCGCCGGCGAGCTGTTCGGCGAACAGACCGAGGAACTCCAGCAGTGGCAGATCCTGATGGTCCGTATGATGGAGGCGAGTCTCCAGAAATCCGCCTACGGGCACGCAGCGTTTCTCAAGCGGAACCAAAAATGGTGCAAAGAAAACGACATAACCTGCACCAAATCCCATTTGGAGCAGGTTATGTCGTTTGCCGAGCAGCTGCCGCCGGAGCGTTTTCGTTCGCTGATGGATCGTGCCTACACCCTGCGCGCCGATGAATTGACCTTCGACCGGCTCACGGAAAAGGAGCAGGCACAGGCCCTCAGGGCCGGGTATCACGTCAAGGCGGCGGTGGCCATCGTCGCATTCGTGGTGCTCTGCTTCGTCACGGAGGCAATGCCGCTCCCCATGGTGGCCTTCTCCATCGGGATCATCGCCATGATCACCGGGATCGTCAACCGGAAGACCGTCGCCTCCTTCTACTGGTCGGACGCGACCTGGTTCATCATGGGCAGCCTCATGTTCGCCACCGCCTTCGTCAAAACCGGCGTCGACAAGCGGATCGCCATGATGATGTTCGGCAAGCTCAAGAACCCCGACATCAAATGGGTGACGCTCATCATTGTCATGATCATCGCCCCCTTGACGATGTTCATGTCGGATCACGCCCTGGCGGCCATGTTTCTGCCGATCGGCATCCTCATCTACACCACCTCCGCCTCGGCCGCGGGTAAGGAGGACCCCGAACTCGCCAAGATGCTGATGATCACCATCGCCATGGCCTGCAACCTCGGCGGCTCCCTGGCGCCCTCCGGTGCGGCGCGCAACATCATCATGATGAGTTATGCCGAAGACATGTTCGGCCTTTCGATGGGCTTCGGCCAGTGGTGCATCTACTGCATCCCGTTCCTCGTCTTCCTGATCCCTGTCACCTGGTTCGTCATCAACTGGCGCTTCAAGCCGGCCATATCGAACCTGGGCGAGGCCTTTGCGGTGGTGAAGGAGCAGACGGCCAGGATCGGAGGCGGCAAGTGGACTCGGGATCAGAAGCTGGCCCTGATCATCTTCCTCGCCATGCTTTTCTGCTGGATCACGGAGAAGAACCTGCTGCTGCAGTGGACCGGCATCCGCTTCGGAATCGGGGTGCTGGCGGTCATGGGGGCCATCGCCTACATCCTTTCGGGCGTGGTCAACTGGCGCGACTACCAGACCAAGGTCGACTGGGGCGTGGTCTGGCTCTACGCCGGGGCCATCATCTTCGGCAAGGTGCTGGTGGACACCGGCGGCGCCTTCTGGATCGCCCGGAGCCTGCTCGCCCTGGCCGAACCCCTGGGGGTCAGCCAGGGGCTGGGACTCCTCCTGACCGGCAACCTCATCACGGCCCTGCTCACCCAGATCATGGCCGACGGCCCCGCCTGCGCGGCGGTGGGCCCGGTGACCCTGGCCATGGCAGGCATCGCCCACCCAGGGAGCGCCATGATCCCCTTCATGGCCATGGGCACCGCGATCGCCTCCTCCTTCGCCTACTGCCTGGTGATCGGCACGCCGCCCAACGCGATCGTCTACGCCAGCGGCTACCTGACCGCAAAGGACTACCTGCGGGTGGGGGTCATCCTCTGGGTCACGAACATGCTCGGGCTGGCGATCATGGCTTCCACCTACTGGAACTGGATGGGATGGCCGGGTCTGAAGCCTTTCTAGGCGTCCGGCCTCCCGCTCCCGGCGCCGGACGGTCCGCCTTGCGGCGTTTCATCTTCCGGCCCCGGCCGGTGTTCCGCCCGGTTTCGCCGGGCGGGAAGACGGCCCGGCGGCCGCCCAGCCGCCGGCATCCGGACAGGATCCGGGAAAGACAACGATATGAGGCAGGCAATGAGCATGGCACAGACTCTCCCAGACGATGCGGCACGGAACCGCCCGGGCTTTGATGCAGTAAAACGGTTTCTGGACAAGGTCATCGGGCTTCTGATCAACCCGGGCAGATTCTATGAGGCACGCAAGGACGAAAAGGGGTACCGCGGTGCAATCTCTTTTCTGTTGACGGTGTCGATCCTC is a genomic window of Desulfatiglans anilini DSM 4660 containing:
- a CDS encoding SLC13 family permease, producing MTDKREKPSGYDKYINWKLFIFPLGILVLLLAMPTPKSMLDVGVEYAFGPKYVQEFFAGELFGEQTEELQQWQILMVRMMEASLQKSAYGHAAFLKRNQKWCKENDITCTKSHLEQVMSFAEQLPPERFRSLMDRAYTLRADELTFDRLTEKEQAQALRAGYHVKAAVAIVAFVVLCFVTEAMPLPMVAFSIGIIAMITGIVNRKTVASFYWSDATWFIMGSLMFATAFVKTGVDKRIAMMMFGKLKNPDIKWVTLIIVMIIAPLTMFMSDHALAAMFLPIGILIYTTSASAAGKEDPELAKMLMITIAMACNLGGSLAPSGAARNIIMMSYAEDMFGLSMGFGQWCIYCIPFLVFLIPVTWFVINWRFKPAISNLGEAFAVVKEQTARIGGGKWTRDQKLALIIFLAMLFCWITEKNLLLQWTGIRFGIGVLAVMGAIAYILSGVVNWRDYQTKVDWGVVWLYAGAIIFGKVLVDTGGAFWIARSLLALAEPLGVSQGLGLLLTGNLITALLTQIMADGPACAAVGPVTLAMAGIAHPGSAMIPFMAMGTAIASSFAYCLVIGTPPNAIVYASGYLTAKDYLRVGVILWVTNMLGLAIMASTYWNWMGWPGLKPF
- a CDS encoding sensor histidine kinase; the encoded protein is MPYQPGHPNGQNHHYASLRRILLTSSIIGPLIPFVLVLIIGYTYFKNAQETSTVLHMKRIAFDHGQMIDSFLRERKADLTCIADIHAFDSLRRPEFLQATLTLLQKTSNAFLDLGVFDQDGLHVAYVGPYQLTGRNYSDADWFKAVLKNGFYISDVFLGYRRIPHFIIALTREEAGRNWVLRATIDTDLFNQLVKQVKIGETGEAYLLNAQGLFQTERRGESQLMEKDPETLIYPSPESGVRTFVEKDAAGLPYLFATTWLTEKKWLLVVRQEKRDAFAALRKASILILITTLLGGAVILVSAFILTNRIIRRMEEMDAEREQLGEQLVRAARLAELGEMAAGFAHEINNPLQIIKAEKSLIDNIMADMKEKGTLTPSEDLDEIEDSMRQINTQIDRCAEITQAILKFGRKSEPVIRDVDLRRFIPEILAMVSKKAAVHGISVQEQIHADTPPIHGDPAQLQQVLLNLLNNAIDAVLARHGTEGGELVVGTEPSEGGLVKLFVKDNGCGIRPENLKKIFSPFFTTKPVGKGTGLGLAVCYGIVDRMGGAMEVNSAEGMGTVFTLRLPAAS
- a CDS encoding response regulator, producing METMKMMLVDDEERFLSTTQKLLTRKGYDVITAGSGAEALEKLRMENVHVVILDVKMPGMDGIATLKQIKNQFPMVEVIMLTGHATVDSAVEGLKSGATDYLMKPTDIDDLIAKAEDAFHNRQKIEGRIRVAQARSAMKSPRQILEGSE